One window from the genome of Gimesia aquarii encodes:
- a CDS encoding chaperone NapD: protein MNISSMVITLVNDVAENSFVEESLAQIPCVEVGHRHGSKIPIVLEAEDEFDSREWFQRIAQLPGVLKVEVAFVSFEDLNPVTSQEVEPQE from the coding sequence ATGAATATTAGCAGTATGGTGATCACACTCGTTAATGATGTCGCTGAAAACAGCTTCGTTGAAGAATCTCTTGCACAGATTCCTTGCGTTGAAGTCGGGCACAGGCATGGTTCGAAAATCCCGATAGTTCTCGAAGCTGAGGATGAATTCGACTCACGAGAATGGTTTCAGAGAATCGCCCAATTACCGGGTGTGCTCAAAGTGGAAGTCGCCTTTGTCAGTTTTGAAGATTTGAATCCCGTTACATCTCAAGAAGTGGAACCTCAGGAGTGA
- a CDS encoding cytochrome c3 family protein has product MKISAGKMLFFVGLIIISAIAAQMYASVKQRERIVSPPQAEYSTLFPVKINAPKPLAEIATDQKDAKGNAILVSCQSCHSVRSPNPQNGSAGPLISFHQDLDFVHGKLVCISCHNPEGYYADFRLASGESINPENVMTLCAQCHGPQFRDYQNGSHGGMTGHWDLRKGPRQRNHCVDCHDPHKPAFPLFRPVAGPNDRFTPHQTKGTHE; this is encoded by the coding sequence ATGAAAATTTCGGCTGGAAAAATGCTCTTCTTCGTGGGGCTGATCATCATTTCCGCCATTGCCGCACAAATGTATGCAAGCGTGAAACAAAGGGAACGAATAGTAAGTCCTCCCCAAGCTGAATACTCAACTCTGTTTCCTGTGAAGATCAATGCTCCCAAGCCGTTGGCAGAGATTGCGACAGATCAGAAAGATGCGAAGGGGAATGCGATTCTCGTTTCCTGTCAATCTTGTCACAGCGTGCGCAGTCCGAATCCCCAAAATGGCTCAGCCGGGCCTCTGATTTCTTTTCACCAAGACCTGGATTTTGTGCACGGAAAACTTGTTTGTATTTCGTGTCATAATCCGGAAGGATACTATGCCGACTTTCGACTGGCCTCCGGAGAGAGCATCAATCCAGAGAACGTGATGACGCTCTGTGCTCAGTGCCATGGACCACAATTTCGTGATTATCAAAATGGGTCCCATGGCGGAATGACAGGACATTGGGATTTACGAAAAGGGCCGCGGCAACGAAATCATTGCGTCGACTGTCACGACCCGCACAAGCCTGCCTTCCCTCTGTTTCGCCCTGTTGCTGGACCGAATGATCGTTTTACTCCCCATCAGACAAAGGGAACACATGAGTGA
- a CDS encoding 4Fe-4S dicluster domain-containing protein, which yields MSDSNASLPIIDNPGVNRRRFLKTAGATLGLAAWAAAMKPLLDLTPEVNADEFLQKHYRELTPEQKAVVFKRLEEEAKAEYDVDVTISDPPPMENVLFGYALNLSVCIGCRKCAEACHIENNHDRASNNSYICVFEMEKGGIDFEKGNATYDHPVPAPGKYYMPVQCQQCENAPCVTACPIEATWKEKDGIVVVDYNWCIGCRYCEAACPYHARRFNWEKPEIPAEEVNPDQSYLSNRIRPQGVMEKCTFCLHRTREGRLPACLEACPTGARVFGNLLDPDSEIRWVIENKRTFVLKEELGTKPRFFYYFDE from the coding sequence ATGAGTGATTCAAACGCTTCGTTGCCAATTATTGACAATCCCGGAGTGAATCGACGCAGGTTTCTGAAAACCGCAGGGGCTACATTAGGCTTAGCCGCCTGGGCTGCAGCGATGAAACCGCTTTTGGATCTGACTCCTGAAGTCAATGCCGATGAGTTTTTACAAAAACATTACCGCGAACTGACCCCTGAGCAAAAAGCAGTCGTATTCAAACGACTCGAAGAAGAGGCAAAAGCAGAATACGACGTGGATGTCACCATCTCTGACCCACCGCCAATGGAAAACGTGCTCTTTGGATATGCCCTGAATTTGAGTGTTTGTATTGGGTGTAGAAAGTGTGCGGAAGCATGTCATATCGAGAACAATCACGATCGCGCGTCCAATAATTCTTATATCTGCGTCTTTGAGATGGAAAAGGGAGGCATTGATTTTGAAAAAGGAAATGCCACCTACGACCATCCGGTTCCTGCACCTGGTAAATATTACATGCCGGTGCAGTGCCAGCAATGTGAAAATGCACCTTGCGTCACCGCTTGTCCGATTGAAGCAACCTGGAAAGAAAAGGATGGAATTGTTGTCGTCGATTACAACTGGTGTATTGGTTGCCGCTATTGCGAGGCAGCATGTCCCTATCACGCGCGCCGCTTTAATTGGGAAAAGCCAGAAATTCCTGCAGAAGAAGTAAATCCGGACCAGTCCTATCTTTCGAATCGAATTCGACCGCAGGGTGTGATGGAGAAATGCACATTCTGTCTGCACCGAACACGTGAAGGTCGATTACCCGCCTGTCTGGAGGCGTGCCCCACAGGCGCCCGCGTGTTCGGAAATCTGCTGGATCCTGACTCTGAAATCCGCTGGGTCATTGAAAATAAACGAACATTTGTGCTCAAAGAAGAGCTGGGTACCAAACCCCGTTTTTTCTATTACTTCGATGAATAA
- the dsrP gene encoding sulfate reduction electron transfer complex DsrMKJOP subunit DsrP, with translation MVEAQIPSPPAPQKNSAVLSYLGFLRRATGVATDGEWYFYVWMIVLSGIALVGANAWAQQVRDGMIVTNMSDHVSWGLYIANFTFCVGLAAGGVMMVIPAYLYDDEEMHQVVIIGEAVAIAAILMSTLSVVVDLGRPDRFWHLIPGIGKFNWPLSMLTWDIIVLNGYLLINLHIVGYLLYMRYLGRKPNPKWYIPFVFLSIFWAISIHTITAFLYCGLGGRPFWNTALLAPRFLASAFVSGPAFIILSMRVMRLLTDFHFSPKPANTLIRIIRVSMCVNLLMLFSEVFTLFYTGGSHASSAQYLFFGSHGANGLVPWMWASIVLNIVGAILFFTPAALRRENTRIVACLFCIVGIWIEKGMGLIIPGFIPSTLHEVVEYSPSLIEWKVTAGIWAFGLLILTLILKLIASVFSYDLSRKISMKQNVVPEETPATTSMPVETT, from the coding sequence GTGGTTGAGGCTCAAATTCCATCCCCCCCTGCTCCACAAAAAAACTCAGCCGTATTGAGCTATCTTGGTTTTCTCCGGCGTGCCACCGGAGTTGCCACTGATGGGGAATGGTACTTTTATGTCTGGATGATTGTCTTATCGGGCATCGCACTAGTTGGAGCAAACGCCTGGGCACAACAGGTTCGCGATGGAATGATCGTGACAAACATGTCGGATCATGTGAGTTGGGGACTCTATATCGCAAATTTCACATTTTGTGTCGGCCTTGCAGCAGGAGGCGTCATGATGGTGATTCCCGCCTACCTCTATGATGATGAAGAGATGCATCAGGTTGTCATCATCGGCGAAGCAGTGGCCATCGCTGCGATTTTAATGAGTACATTGAGTGTGGTGGTCGATTTAGGGCGTCCCGATCGCTTTTGGCATTTGATACCAGGAATCGGTAAGTTTAACTGGCCTCTTTCGATGCTGACGTGGGATATTATCGTCCTTAACGGATACCTGCTGATCAATTTACATATCGTCGGGTATCTCCTCTATATGCGATACCTGGGCCGTAAGCCGAACCCCAAATGGTATATCCCCTTTGTATTCCTTTCCATATTCTGGGCCATCAGCATCCATACCATTACCGCATTTTTATATTGCGGTTTGGGGGGCCGCCCTTTCTGGAATACGGCGCTACTTGCGCCCCGTTTTCTGGCCTCTGCCTTTGTCAGCGGACCGGCATTCATTATCTTGTCGATGCGTGTGATGCGTCTGCTGACCGATTTTCATTTTTCGCCCAAACCTGCCAACACATTGATTCGAATTATCCGTGTGTCGATGTGTGTGAATTTGCTGATGTTATTCAGCGAAGTGTTCACACTCTTTTATACTGGTGGTTCTCATGCTTCCTCGGCCCAATATCTCTTTTTCGGATCACATGGAGCGAACGGGCTTGTTCCCTGGATGTGGGCCTCCATCGTTTTAAATATCGTTGGTGCCATCCTCTTTTTCACTCCTGCAGCCCTTCGAAGAGAGAACACCAGAATTGTGGCCTGCCTGTTTTGTATCGTTGGAATCTGGATTGAGAAAGGTATGGGTTTGATTATCCCCGGATTTATTCCATCAACGCTTCATGAAGTTGTAGAATATTCTCCCAGTCTCATAGAATGGAAAGTCACCGCCGGAATCTGGGCGTTTGGACTTCTCATTCTTACCTTGATTTTAAAGCTGATTGCCTCTGTTTTTTCTTATGACTTATCCAGGAAAATTTCAATGAAGCAAAACGTCGTTCCGGAAGAAACTCCTGCTACTACATCCATGCCGGTCGAGACAACGTAA
- a CDS encoding RrF2 family transcriptional regulator has product MTPYGKTAQNAIAAMSLMAEVYHDDPPVRLSSLQIAEERKLMKPVVAKVLTVLSQAGLVTGSPGPNGGYRLTKSPDLISLFDICIQFDRLEESLNCPFGKEWCGNGPQCPLHDELKALRENTNRFLQENTLALFRTNKEEVS; this is encoded by the coding sequence ATGACACCATACGGAAAAACTGCACAAAACGCGATTGCCGCAATGAGCTTGATGGCAGAGGTCTATCATGATGATCCACCTGTCCGCCTGAGTTCCTTGCAGATTGCAGAGGAACGAAAGCTGATGAAACCCGTTGTCGCGAAAGTATTAACCGTACTTTCACAAGCCGGACTGGTGACGGGATCTCCCGGCCCCAACGGAGGATACCGCTTAACAAAGTCACCCGATTTAATCTCACTCTTCGATATCTGCATTCAATTTGATCGGCTTGAGGAATCATTGAATTGTCCCTTCGGAAAGGAATGGTGCGGAAACGGACCCCAGTGCCCGCTACATGACGAGCTTAAAGCACTCCGTGAAAACACGAATCGATTTCTTCAAGAGAATACGCTCGCCCTCTTCCGGACAAACAAAGAAGAGGTATCGTAA